A region from the Leptospira venezuelensis genome encodes:
- the dapF gene encoding diaminopimelate epimerase yields the protein MAKVHFTKMEGIGNDYVYVDATKDDLRLSPEQIQKLSDRNFGIGGDGVIFIRASNKGDFQMDMYNADGSSSEMCGNGIRCVGKYVFDHGLTNKKQPKIETGAGILELDLKVNGSGKVEQVSVDMGKPILVPSLIPVKWENENPILEQPLSFLSGLPGYSSYNLKFSSVSMGNPHCIIYVEDPDKFPVREIGPLIENHTELFPRRVNVEFVSLRGKDHLYQRTWERGAGETLACGTGACAVMTASHLNGKTGKDVRIDLRGGTLRVQLLESGHVLMTGPATEVFSGVVEV from the coding sequence TTGGCTAAAGTACATTTTACCAAGATGGAAGGGATCGGAAACGATTACGTTTATGTGGATGCAACCAAAGATGATTTACGTCTGAGTCCGGAGCAGATCCAAAAACTTTCCGACCGTAATTTCGGGATCGGAGGTGATGGCGTGATTTTCATCCGCGCATCTAATAAAGGCGATTTCCAAATGGATATGTACAACGCTGATGGTTCATCTTCCGAGATGTGCGGGAATGGAATTCGTTGTGTTGGAAAATATGTATTCGATCATGGCCTTACGAACAAAAAACAACCTAAGATAGAAACTGGAGCCGGAATTTTAGAACTCGACCTAAAAGTAAATGGAAGCGGCAAAGTGGAACAAGTTTCCGTAGATATGGGAAAACCGATCTTAGTTCCTTCTTTAATCCCTGTTAAATGGGAAAATGAAAATCCAATTTTAGAGCAGCCGCTTTCTTTCTTAAGTGGATTGCCGGGATATTCTTCTTATAATTTAAAATTCAGCTCAGTAAGTATGGGAAATCCACATTGTATTATTTATGTAGAAGATCCCGATAAATTCCCGGTCCGAGAAATTGGCCCGCTGATTGAAAATCATACTGAACTATTTCCTCGCAGAGTGAATGTGGAATTTGTATCCTTAAGAGGAAAAGATCATCTTTATCAAAGAACGTGGGAAAGAGGAGCTGGAGAAACATTGGCCTGCGGAACAGGTGCATGTGCTGTGATGACAGCTTCGCACCTAAATGGTAAAACAGGAAAAGATGTTCGCATCGATCTAAGAGGTGGAACCTTAAGAGTGCAGTTACTGGAATCAGGCCATGTGCTAATGACAGGTCCTGCTACAGAAGTATTCAGTGGAGTCGTGGAAGTTTAA
- a CDS encoding class I SAM-dependent methyltransferase produces the protein MNQTCYLCGSQKNKTLFVENGIPIVRCLNCSHAFSTYEQDEHYEGYWDDETGYDLDWWDVAHRDIYKDFIGKFLSAPKGRILDVGCGLGFFVKTIGTSRPGWEAVGYEISEKAVKFAREKNGLKQVFPGIVQDSGLPKESFDIITLWDVIEHIPKPHSLIQYLFGLLKPGGFLFVQTPNFPVQLFKANLKVALKGMQEGGHYLEAKDHINDYTEKTLGLLAEQCGFSSVEFSILKPIASVSGVSGPKAKLGVFLKKTFYYGTLMLWFLTFKQVNLNLTLFALLRKK, from the coding sequence TTGAACCAGACCTGTTATCTTTGCGGAAGCCAGAAAAACAAAACCTTATTCGTCGAAAACGGAATCCCAATCGTGCGTTGTTTGAATTGCAGCCACGCATTCTCCACTTACGAACAAGATGAACATTATGAAGGATACTGGGACGACGAAACCGGTTATGATTTAGACTGGTGGGATGTGGCTCATAGAGACATCTACAAGGACTTTATAGGCAAATTTCTTTCTGCTCCTAAGGGAAGAATTTTGGATGTAGGTTGCGGACTTGGCTTCTTTGTAAAAACGATCGGAACCTCAAGACCTGGATGGGAAGCAGTAGGTTATGAGATCTCTGAAAAAGCGGTCAAATTCGCGAGAGAAAAGAACGGTCTCAAACAAGTATTTCCGGGAATCGTTCAAGACAGCGGACTTCCAAAAGAAAGTTTTGATATCATTACCCTTTGGGACGTGATTGAACATATTCCTAAACCTCATAGCCTTATCCAATATCTGTTCGGGCTTTTGAAACCGGGTGGATTCTTATTTGTGCAGACTCCTAATTTCCCGGTCCAGCTATTCAAAGCAAATTTGAAAGTTGCATTAAAAGGAATGCAAGAAGGCGGACATTACCTAGAAGCAAAAGATCATATTAACGATTATACAGAAAAGACACTTGGACTCTTAGCAGAACAATGTGGATTCTCTTCTGTAGAATTTTCTATCTTAAAACCTATTGCTTCCGTATCAGGGGTTTCCGGCCCCAAAGCAAAATTAGGGGTTTTCTTAAAGAAGACATTCTATTACGGAACTTTAATGCTTTGGTTTCTAACATTCAAACAAGTGAATCTAAATCTGACCTTGTTTGCACTTCTTAGAAAGAAATAA
- a CDS encoding FAD-dependent oxidoreductase translates to MKGNLKNKRVAIIGGGPGGLTLARLLQLKGVDVKVYERDINRSVRVQGATLDLHFESGLKVMKAADLMDSFKANYRPGADKGRVVDTHAKIIYDEHDKESNEDFDDAMFRPEIDRGPLREMLLNSLEPNTVVWDSQFKSMLQVGNTWKLEFKNGTTANADIVIGADGANSKIRPFITSTKPFYSGVTIIQGNVPDSETATPNIHKLLKGGKIYAYDGEKFLHVSSKGDGSLDFYVSCKKDENWIQNSGIDFSDKTQVFAWFKEEFSEWDPIWLELVENVSLPLLLRPQYCMPLDQSWDTLPNLTILGDAAHPMPPSGEGVNLAMLDSLELSECLTNSNFKDIKTAIAVYEEKMQIRAANEAKESLEMTEWMHSPGAAERLMQMLN, encoded by the coding sequence ATGAAGGGAAATTTAAAAAACAAACGGGTAGCCATTATTGGCGGAGGTCCAGGTGGTTTAACTCTCGCGAGGCTTTTGCAGCTCAAAGGTGTAGATGTAAAAGTCTATGAAAGAGACATTAATAGAAGTGTTCGAGTGCAAGGCGCAACTCTTGACCTACATTTTGAATCAGGTTTGAAGGTCATGAAAGCGGCAGACCTGATGGATTCTTTTAAAGCCAATTATAGACCGGGCGCAGACAAAGGGCGAGTTGTAGATACTCATGCAAAAATAATCTACGACGAGCATGATAAAGAATCGAATGAAGATTTCGATGATGCAATGTTTAGACCTGAAATTGACAGAGGCCCTTTAAGAGAAATGTTATTAAATTCTCTAGAGCCAAATACTGTTGTTTGGGATAGCCAGTTTAAATCCATGTTACAGGTCGGAAATACTTGGAAGTTGGAATTTAAAAATGGCACAACTGCTAACGCGGATATCGTAATCGGAGCAGATGGTGCTAATTCTAAAATCAGGCCTTTTATTACTTCTACCAAGCCATTTTATTCGGGTGTAACGATTATACAGGGGAATGTGCCGGATTCAGAAACGGCTACACCCAATATTCATAAATTACTGAAAGGTGGAAAAATTTACGCGTATGATGGTGAGAAATTTTTGCATGTTTCTTCCAAAGGAGATGGCAGTTTAGACTTTTATGTTAGTTGTAAGAAGGATGAAAACTGGATTCAAAATAGTGGGATCGATTTTTCGGATAAGACACAAGTTTTCGCTTGGTTTAAAGAAGAATTCTCTGAATGGGATCCTATTTGGTTGGAGTTAGTTGAGAATGTAAGTTTACCTCTTCTACTTCGCCCTCAGTATTGTATGCCTTTAGATCAGAGTTGGGATACTTTACCAAATCTTACTATCTTGGGGGATGCAGCACATCCTATGCCTCCATCGGGTGAAGGTGTAAACTTGGCAATGTTGGATTCTTTGGAATTAAGCGAATGCCTGACAAATTCAAATTTCAAAGATATAAAAACTGCAATTGCGGTGTACGAAGAGAAAATGCAGATAAGGGCTGCGAATGAAGCAAAGGAATCCTTAGAAATGACAGAATGGATGCATTCGCCAGGTGCAGCAGAGAGATTAATGCAAATGTTGAATTAA
- a CDS encoding TetR/AcrR family transcriptional regulator, which yields MGLRELKKDRMRKSISNLATRLFIEKGYHNVTMAEIAEKAQVSVPTLFNYFPSKEALVFDEDKEQESELIDAVVSRKPGTSILDALRDFTIQHATLEPEELKNFKTFNHLIDSTPELSNYAKSMWMRHEQALASTIQKEAKKKISKIEAEAIAHFCLDSLHRSLKFANPKTSIDSLFSLLKNGWNG from the coding sequence ATGGGCCTAAGAGAGCTTAAAAAAGATAGAATGCGCAAATCTATCTCTAATCTTGCGACTAGACTTTTCATAGAGAAGGGTTATCATAACGTCACGATGGCAGAGATTGCTGAGAAGGCCCAAGTATCCGTGCCAACCTTATTCAACTACTTTCCATCTAAGGAAGCTTTAGTATTCGACGAGGACAAGGAGCAAGAGAGCGAGTTAATTGATGCTGTAGTTTCCAGAAAGCCAGGAACATCCATCCTGGATGCTCTCAGAGATTTTACGATCCAGCACGCGACTCTCGAACCAGAAGAATTAAAAAATTTCAAAACGTTTAATCACCTGATCGATTCTACCCCGGAATTAAGCAATTATGCAAAATCAATGTGGATGAGACATGAACAGGCTTTAGCTTCTACAATCCAAAAAGAAGCTAAGAAGAAAATCAGTAAAATCGAAGCAGAGGCAATTGCACATTTCTGTTTAGATTCTTTACATCGATCCTTGAAATTCGCAAACCCAAAGACGAGTATAGACTCTCTATTTTCTTTATTGAAGAATGGCTGGAACGGATAA
- a CDS encoding HAD family hydrolase: MAVLLDLDNTVFDSIGIYEFTIREMEKKAKVLGFSSSKEFKKAYDTVRAEVKNELPNNPVNRLRILYFKKISELLFGKLDPSFVLKLDSAYFGFFLQGIKDWKKKNAAEFKKILSLLRALQEVQALVIITNESLRTQLLKLSVLFPKDIQYKLVTSEESGAEKPSALIFNKALTGADANKSYIIGDSLKDDVGGGLAFGLESFYLKSPISSAKTKSVLEKKKLEGKEYWESPDLSSALNYILSLEKGIVL, from the coding sequence ATGGCAGTTCTTTTGGATTTAGATAATACAGTCTTCGATTCTATAGGGATTTATGAGTTTACGATCCGTGAAATGGAAAAAAAGGCAAAGGTTTTAGGCTTCTCTTCTTCCAAAGAATTTAAAAAGGCATATGATACGGTCCGTGCAGAAGTGAAAAACGAACTTCCGAACAATCCAGTCAATCGACTACGAATTCTTTATTTCAAGAAGATATCAGAACTTCTTTTTGGAAAATTAGATCCTTCTTTCGTTCTAAAACTGGATTCTGCATACTTTGGATTTTTCTTACAAGGGATCAAAGATTGGAAAAAGAAAAATGCCGCTGAGTTTAAAAAGATTCTATCTCTATTAAGAGCTTTGCAAGAAGTCCAGGCTTTAGTCATCATCACAAACGAATCGCTCAGAACTCAATTACTGAAATTATCCGTCCTATTTCCTAAAGACATCCAATACAAATTAGTAACCTCCGAAGAAAGTGGAGCAGAAAAGCCTTCAGCTTTGATCTTTAATAAGGCTCTAACAGGTGCCGATGCTAACAAATCTTATATTATCGGAGATTCTTTAAAAGACGATGTTGGTGGCGGACTTGCTTTCGGATTAGAATCTTTTTATTTGAAAAGCCCTATCTCTTCCGCTAAAACCAAATCAGTCTTGGAAAAGAAAAAATTAGAAGGAAAAGAATATTGGGAATCTCCCGATCTATCCTCCGCTTTAAACTATATCTTAAGTTTGGAAAAAGGAATCGTACTGTAA